GACCCAGAGGACGGATTTTTCTtgtcctccccttcctcctcctcggaTCCTGAGGAAATGGTCTGGATGTCGTCGCTGTCGTTGGCAGTGCCCGgggcctgccctgccctgtgctcctcgTCGCTGTCGGTGCTGCTCGACACCATCAGCACGTTCTGGGGACAGGAAGAGCTCCTGGAGTGCATCCCAGgctcccttttccccaggaatgtggtgctctcctccagctcacCCCCTCTGTTCCTACCCTTTGGGAAGAGATCCCCCCTCTGGGCACCACATCCCACGGGTCAGTGTTTGGAACACcggtgggattttgggaggcTGCTGAGTTCTGCTTGAGACCCTGGAGCAGATTAGGTGCtcaaaaaaaagggggaagtCCCCCAAAAACAAGGATAGTTGGCCAGGATGGCTTCCTGCAGATGGCTCTGCCAAACAACGGTCCCAGGTGGGCAAACCAAGGTGCCAAATCCGACCCAAATCCCACACTCTCCTTTTTGATTGTTCAGAGCCACAAAagacccccaaaatccaaagGAAATCGACTGCCCACCAGGAAATTGCAGCTACAACCACAACCCTGTGctcaaaggcagaaaagaacCCAAAATCAGGTTGAAGAAGGGGTTTGGGGAAGGCCCCTCCTGCTGGGGGTCCCACTGACCTCTGAGGGGGGCGGTGGGGCCAGGGATCGCCGGcggctctgcagcagcaccgTCCCACTGACCGGCCTGCGGAtcccctccagcctgggagGACAGGGGTTGTAGCCATacctccttcccaggctgctcagcctgcagggacaAGAGCAGCTCACTCCTGGATCTCCAGGGAAACTGTCCACAGGCCAGGTGGAAGTTGTGCCACAGGACGGGAAAAAATGATTTAAGGAATCTTACCCAGGAATTTTGGTGGGTTCTTCAGGTTCCTGCAGAGGGGAGAAGCACACATGATTGGAATCTCTCCCTTCTCGAGCACTCTCCTGCCTTTCTATGGAATTGCTCCCCAAAATGCCAGCCCAGGAGGGAGATGCTGCCTGTCCCCACACTCAGTGTGACACCCAGCATGGAGATGCCCCTCCCTGGAGGACTCCAAGTaccctccctggagcagggggtggACAGGGACCACCTccatgtccctgctgtccccagccgTGTCCCTCAGGTCCCCCGGCAGGAGGGTGCTCAGCTCCGCTCGCATCAAGTGACTTCTGCAGCCTCTTGTGCCACAGACTCCCTCCCTGGGAGGGGAAAAGCCAGAGAAGCCAGgggagctgagcacagggacatCCACAGCCCCACAGTGCCCCTGGATGTGCTGCACGGCGAGAAaagccactgcagcaggagcacctCCCTGCCTTTAACTCTCCTGTTCCTCATCTCTCCCTCACCTCCTTCTTAGCTGCCTTTGCCTCTCCATTCAGATCTCCTGGCGTGGAAGCAcagcccttctccctctctgcaggcaTCTCCATCTTCACAGCCTTGGCTTCTCCCCCTTCTCCCACCCTGAAGGACGAGGCGCCATCGCCGTCCTGGAAGCTCTCAGCCACGCTGTTGGAGCTCAACCACGAGGCCACTTTGTTCTTGGCGATCTCCTCAGACACGGGCAGCTTGCAGGGGGAGGCCGTGGCGGGCTCCTCGTGGCCGGGGGGCCGCGTGAGCCCCGAGTCCTTGGAGGCCGTCTCCGAGGGGCCGTGGTCGCGCTGGCCGCGCGTCTGCCGGCGCGTGGCGTAGCTGCGCAGCACCGAGTTGGTGCTGAAGTTCTCGTCCTTGCAGAAGTTGTCATCGGAGCTGTCCTCGTTGgactcctccagctcctccgTGCCCGTGTTCTCCTCGTCGTCGTCGTCGTCCTTGAGGTCCACGCCGCTGTTGTCCGAGGAGCACTTGGCGTCGCTCTCGTAGCCCTCCTTGAAGTTCTCCACGCTCTCGATGTGGTCAAGGTTGGCAAAGTACTCGTCACCCATCTCCAGCCCCTCTTTGTCGGCGAAGTCATCCGTCAGGATCTTCCCTGGGGAGGCAGAAAAGGAAGGGTGAGTTTTGTCTTTTATCCTCTCCAAAGCTCACCGAGGATAAAACAGGGATGACAccacacagctgggctgggaaacgACAACGTAACCCCGTTTCTTGATGTAACAAAAGCTTGTGGTTGAGCTGAAATCAAGATTTTCAGCCCAGAAATCTCAAGCAGAGCCTTGGAAgggctggaagagcagagaggcagcagctctggctgtgcctgtgggcGGCTCCGCTCCAGAGCCAACGCAACCCCGGAGCAACTTCTGCGTCTCGTGGGCTGTGCCGGGCCCGGCCGGTTTGCTGAgcacaggaagcagagctggggttgGGTCACCTCAAGGACAGCCCAGGGGATGTCTCGTGacactggcactgccaccacaAGGGTTCTGCAGTGTTGGGCaagttcagcagctcagctgtcaccctccaatcccCAAAACGGGCATGGCAGGAGCTTCACACTccttctgctgcattttggaaTCGTGGAATCACTGAGCTTGGAAAAGCTTCTGAATGAGTCCCACTGTTCCCCCCAGCACGGCCAAGGCCACCGCTgagccatgtccccaagtgccacatccatgtgCTTTGAGCACTTTCAGGGACAGCGACTCAccacctccttgggcagcctgaCCACCCTTCccaggaagaaattttcctgAATGTGCAACTTAAACCTCCCCAGGGTATTGGAGAGGGCCAAAAGGTCCTGcatgagcctccttttctccaggatgagcCCCCCCCAGGAGGAGGAGTTCTTCAGGAGAAGAACTGAAGTTCTTCTGGAGAACTTCCTCAGGAgttctccagacccttctccctgtgctccaagcccttccccagctccatccccatcTCCGGCTACCcctcttcccacagcagaggTTTCCCGTGCCAGGTGAGCTCCCACCTGCGTAGATGCAGACAAAGGAGCCCTTGGCGATGTCGTCGAGGCAGCGAATGCCCCAACCTTTGTTCTGGGTCTTGAAGAGCTGCAGCCGCACCTGGAGGCCGTGCTGGACCAGGCGGTTGGTGCACATGTTCACGTTGCACTTGCATCTCTTGTTGCACTCGTAAACgctggaagaaaggagaaaggtgAGAACTTCCAGGATAAAGAAACATCCCAAAGTCTGTGGctgttggcagtgctggggtcaTGCAGAGATCCCAGAGGaccaggcttggagcaacccaTGCTCCtcaaggccccttccaacccaaagcattccacaAGTGGCAGAAGAACCGAGACCAGAGGCAGGTGGTCCCATCTGCACTGGGATACCCAGGATGAACTCCCTCTCCATGGATGTGGGGCTGGTGCTTGTGGGGGCTCTGCTCACCCTGTTGGGAGGCATTCCTCCAGCCGCTTGTGCTGGTAGCCCGAGTTGGGGTTGATTTGCCCTCCGGGGGTGCAGCCGCTGGCCTGGATGGTCAGCTGGTGACAGGCACACCTGGACCTGCAGAGAGACACAGGAAAACATCAGTCTGGAGACGGGGAAATAAATCACAGCTTTAGGCAGAGATGGGCACAAAGGGTTTGACTTGGAATCAAACTGAGAGAAGAGGCTTGATTCCACTCCATTCCAAGAGAAGCCATGGAATTctcatccctgcaagtgtctaaggccaggttggacagggcttggagcaacctggcaTAGCAGAAGGTGTCTCTGCCTatggcaggagctggaactGGAAGATTTTTTCCAACTGGAAGGTGGAACTGGgccctcccaacccaaaccataaAACCTGCATGGGTTTAAACCCCAGAGCAGACCCACCTTGGGGCGTCCCCTCACCCAGGAGCAGTCACCTACTTGTCCCTGCAGCCATCCTTGCAGTCACAGCCCACGAGGAACTCCCAGCTGGTGTTGATGTACACGCCTTTCCCGGGGATCCTCTCCTTGCTGTAGGCCACCTGCGGCGGCGGCGTGTTGTCGATCTCGTTGACGCAGGACAGCGGCACGTCCTCCTTGCCCTTGGTGATGTCCGCGATGTAGTAGTACGGCTTGTAGGGCTGGAACTTGCGATCCACCAGCACGTAGGGGTCCAGGCAGAACATCTCCAGGAACAGGAAGTCGCAGTCCGTCTCGAAGAGGTAGCGCTCGATCTCGTGCATGGAGCGCAGGCAGAGCCCGCAGGGCGTTTTGTAGAGCACGTGGAAGCCCATCTTGCGGTTGACGCGGCGCCGCGCCGTCATGCGGCGGAAGTCGTAGAGCAGCGGGATGAGCAGCGGGTTGCGGCTGCGGTACTGGTCGCTGCGCACCGGCCGCACCCGCTTCAGGCAGGCGTAGCTGCACACGTGGGGCAGGTAGAAGGGCTTCTCCAGAGGGGCGCGGTAGGACGGCTCGTTGGGAACGCGGTCCATCATCCCGTGGAAGGGCTGCGAGGGGACGCTGCTGGGGAGGCTGCGGGGAGAGATGGGGTTAAGGAAGAGTGTGGGAACCCGGGACATcgctctggctgccctggatggctccagaccctggcagggggctcagagacctATGTCTCAAAGACACCTACACCTTTGATTTTAACCCATGGAGAAAACTACCAGCTTTGTGTGAGACCTTGGCACGGAGTCAAAGACACCTGTGCCTTCGATTTTAACCCATGGGGAGGATTTACAAGCCACAAGAGTTTCAGTAGAACGACAGTTAATttatcacagggtgaaaaaagcagaattttgggttttttagaaTGGGGGTACAAAGgccaagatggaggaatttgggcaTCCCttgtccttctttctccttcttcttagCCTCCATCTTCtgggtgatggtggcacttttggattggttttgAGTAGAGACAGAgtgtctaacataggtgataggtattggaaaattattgtaaataaagtacatgtggtttttagtataaaaaaaCACCGCCCTGAAGGCAGTCAGCGTGCCATGAACTGACCTGCCAGGCAGACCTCAGCAGGTCAGAGACAGAATGTAttagataagagaaaataaacaaccttgagaaccaGGACAGAAGAGTCTCGGCTTCTTCTTCGGtctcagggctgggagaaaaagACTTTCTAACACCTCGGGGTCACATCAACCTCAGAGACCCCATGaacagagctgtgcaggtggATAGAGAATGGACACGAGCCCAGGTGGGCAACAGCACCTGGCTTAGAGCGGCCACtgtgtgaccagcaggaccTGGGTGGCACTGGAAGAGTGCACTGGGGACTGTGCTCCTGATTGTTCAGATCCACAAAagacccccaaaacccaaaggAAATCCACCGCCCTCCAGGAAATCCCAGCtacttggcagtgctggggggacTCCATGAACTCTGAGGCTTTTGCAGCCGCAGGGATTCCTCCACTCCACGATGGGAGCTGCTGAATCCCCACCAGAaacccagcagcacacacaggccCCACGCGTGTCCCAGCATCCCAGAAGGGAGGACCCACAGATGTGTCccacccagagctctgctcaccGGTgctgcggggccgggagggCCCTCCCAGCTGCCGGGGTGTCCCCGAGGACAGGGGAGGACGGGGACGAGTGCCCGGAGCCCACGGAGCCAGGACGGAAGGAAGTGCTTTTCTTGGCCACCTGCTTtctgccctgggccagctgggTGTCGGAGCATCTGCAGGAGGGAAGAAGAAGCTGATTTGGAAcatggaaaaacaaagtaaCACTGGGAATCAAAGTAACACTGCCCCATGGAATTCAGAAACCCAGGAGAATCCCAGCAGGggcttttttcctaataaatgtGAAAATCAGCCCATTTCTGGCCATTTCTGCTACAGCAATCCCACAACCGCTCCGAATTTCAGACTTCAGCTGCAACTCCAAGTGACTTCTGATTTTGAAATGAGGCAAGGGTAACAAGGATGCCCGAGGCCTTAATCCCAGGACAAACCAGGCCATGAAGAAACCCCCGGGTTAGCAGAAACCAGTTTCCAGAAGCTCAACCAGGCCTGAGTAGGAGGAACAAATCCCGAGGATTCTCTTGCAAGGACCAAGGAACAAGATAAGATTGTGCAAGGGAATGTAATAACGTCCCTGATGAAAGAGCTAGTAAGGGCTCTAAAAAAACAGGCTCTCAACCCATTCCAGGGGTTTTCAATCAACTGCAGgtttccaaaccattccaggaggTTTTCAACCCATTTACatcaataaaacagaaaattaccCCAAACCAGCCgctgaagaggaaaaactgtGAAGTTATTgagaagaaagggaggaaaaaaaagagagcaggaagggaCGAGGGTTTCTGCCAAAAGCTGCCTGAAAGCAAAGTGTCCAAACACATCTCAaaaagagcaagaggaaaaatgggTTTAAACCAGCCAGAAGTGGTGACAACACCAAGAAAAACTTGAAAGAGGGGGAGAAACCCAGGCTTTCctcagaggaaacaaaacaccagagTGAGGAGACTGTTCTTAGTTTTAATCATCTGAAATCCAAGTGTTTGAACCCCACAGAAACCCTGGGACCAGCACGGACACGGCCAGGCCTGGCTACCTCCTGCCCTCGTTCAGGGGCAGCTGGGATTTaagggcagggaagcagctgaaCAAAAACCACGTCCTAAAACCAAGcccaagagggaaaaaattccttgtAAAGCACTGCAAGGCCTGAATGGGAAAGGATTCGGCGATGACACACGGGGCTGCGGGTCCAGCTTGGCTGTCTTTGTGTTGTGACACTGCCCACGGTCCcgggctgtcccagcccagctgttccctgcacaCGGGGACCCGCAGGGGTGGGGGCCCAGCTGTGCATTCCAGGACCTCCTTCAGCATCCAGGATCTCTCTGGCATTATGGAAAAGGTGATGTTCTTGTGGCCCCCACTCCCAAATCCCggtcagagcagcacagagcgTTTCCAGGGGTAAACTGGgttatattatataattatatattatatgttatatattgtTATATTGCACTGCTGCTTGGAGAGGAGCCCCCAAGACCCCCGGCTGGGGCAGGTGGGGTTTGAGCTGCTGCTACACCTGGAAAGCCTGTGGGGAGTAAAGATTGACCtcctgcacaggctgctgaCACGTGGGACACGTCCCACCTCCCTGGTGCCCCACCAGCAGGGCACAGTCAGAGCAGAAGACGTGCTGGCACGGGGCCAGGCGGCCGTAAATCCGGATGGGAAATCCACAGTGCTGGCAAAAATGAACCGGGAGAGCCTCTCCCTCCCTTAAAAAGTCCCCGAGCACATTCCCAGGTTCCCTGGTGTCCTCCAACACACTCCCTTCATCACCAAGCCGAgctcctccttcctccaggcctccttcagcctgcagctccGGGAATGTCCCCCTTGGGCCCCTGGCAGCGGCTTGGCCGTGGATTGCTCCGTGCCCACCGGGACCGACCGCTGATCCCGAATTCCCAGCGAGGTCAGCGAGCAGGTCAGTCCAAGTGGAGGGACACAAGGCAGCCGGGGGCCAGCGCCTGGATCGTGACACGAGGGAGCAATTCAGATTTCGGGAAGAGAAAGAGCAAAGGTCTAATTTGGAAAGGCGAGCGCGAAGCTTTAGCCCTCAGGAGGAGTATTTGGCTCGGGGAGTTGTTGCCTCTCAGCTCCCGCCCCCAGTTATTCATCCAGTAGCTTTAGCTAAAAGTTTTCCCCCGAAATCATGGCTAAAGCCATGGAGGACACCTGCACCTGAGGATTCCTCTGCACAGAAAAGGTGGTGCCTGAGAGCCGAGTGCTGGAGAGAAGCAAAGAGGTGGAAGGTCCTGGAAGTGGCTCTGGTACTTACTCCATCTCTGCAGGCTGAGGAGACGTGGGACGtgcagctggctctggagcCTTGTACTGGGGAGCAGTTCCTGCTAAATCCTGCGTGTACTGGACCACAGGGCCCTTGCTCCTCACAGCACCTGGTGGGGAAGGTAAAAAACCAGAGAGTGAACAGGAGAAATCCCTAATGTTATCCCAAGTTGGCTGTATGGGCCCCAAAACATTGACTTGGTcctggaaggaaataaaacagaggGATTTGGGAGTAATGGTGGATCATCACCGAGCTCGGAGCACAGCAACCCCCCTAAAAATTCTGGTCACTTCACCCAAGtgcagtttggttttgtggcattattccaggagaaaaatcccactGTAAATCTAAATCTCCTATGCCAGAGGACAAAAACCCTGGAAATCTAAATCTGCTGTGCCACGGGAAAAGACTGGCTGGAAATCTGAAATCTCCTGtcagaagaaagataaaaaccaaaacctagAAACCTGAAATCTCCAGGAActctgctaaaaaaacccaccaaacccaaaccatcctgcaGCTAAATCCCAGGATCTAAATGAAACCAAAAGATGCCACCAACCAACGTTGGGACGAGTCCTGGTTTGCCcactttgcttcttttcctgggTGGAAGCTGTGGAAGCTTTCATGCTGAACATGGGCTCGAGGCGTGTGGAACCCCGGTAAATCCACTCACAACGTCTGTCCTCTTGTGGGAACGAGAAGGAAACACTCGTAGTTCCCATGGGAAGAGCTTCCTGGAGGGAGACACAGAGAGAGCACAAGGGGGCAACAATGAGGATTGACAAACAGCAGTCAGAACAGACAAGAAAttgaaaatgagattatttATGTTGAAATCTCTAATCAGGTGTTAGGGAAAATGTCTTCCTGGAAAGGGGGTTCAGGCCCTGGCAGGTtggccagggcagtggtggagttactatccctggaattgtccaaaACCCCccgtggatgtggcacctggtTCAGGGCCTCAGACTCCAAGATCTCAGAAGTTCTTCCAACCTCAATATTTCCACGATTAGCAAGGAAATCAGAAGTGATCAGATGCCCAGCCTCAACTTTAATCCTAACGGGAGAAGGGAAATTCCTACCAGGAAAAGGATTTTCACCAGACTTCCATCCACTTCTTCCACTCTGGATTTCCAccaggtcccttcccactcgGTTTTGATCAGCTGCCCGTTCTTCAGCAGCACCATGGGCCGGTTGGGATAGGCAGTGATGTACTCCTCAATGAAATCCCGACAGGAAACATCCTCAATGTCCTCCCAGGCTTTTTTCACTGTTTGGAAAGGACAAAACAAggagaatgttttattttttatttttttaggataTCCCAGGTGCATTTTCACCAAGGGGTGATCCCAAGGGCTGGAATGTTGTTGGTGGGGCATCCTGAACCCACCCTGGCAATAAACCAGGATTTCACATGTCTTCAGGCTCAGCACCACAAGGGACACGTTTTTGGGACCCGGGCTCTTCCCAAAAGCTCAGCAggccaggagggacagggatcACTCACGTGGCCGGCAGACCGGGTACAGCTCCCACTCCTTCACGTACGACGCGTAGCCATCGTCGAAGAAGATCAGGaacctggagaaaaaaaccaggaattaGGAATGGGAGCTGAAGAGAAGACTTCCCACACCACGGAATGCAAGTGGAGgacctctcctgctcctcctggagcagcccagtcCTGGGCGAGGACGGAATGAAGAGCTCCAAATGCTCTCTGTGGTCCCCATGGCTGCTCAAACAGGACAATTCCCAGCCAGGCCgttttcctctgctccaaatTCCCTCCGTGCCCCAGGAAAGGGAgataaaggaagagaaaatgtttaaCTGCTGCTGGTTTCTGCAGGGAAGATGGATAAGGCACCCATTTAGTGCCTCTGAGTAAGGACTCCAGGTCCTGGAGCTGTACAAAAGCTGCAGGATGAGGGATCAGCATCACAACCAGGAGAAAAGTTGCGATTTGAGTATCAAATTCAGCTCCTTTTCAGTTATTAAACACGGTTCAGATAAAATCCAGCACAGTTTACATCAGATCCAGGGGGATTAAATCCTTTATCAATCACTtcaggaaaaccccaaacctttaTTTGAATAGATCAGAGCAGCCTTGCCCTTTTCTTATTCCCAAAAAAAACTGCTCCAAACctgctctttctgctgctgaagagctTTGGCAtcactgctgccaccctgccctcccag
This window of the Motacilla alba alba isolate MOTALB_02 chromosome 25, Motacilla_alba_V1.0_pri, whole genome shotgun sequence genome carries:
- the SETDB1 gene encoding histone-lysine N-methyltransferase SETDB1 isoform X5, with the translated sequence MDCQDIKELQEEVMEELGISMEELREIIDKEVENSEWVRQRKQQLEELEQCTRHKEEEVAHVDQLIDDAVRAMDKCETLAKELYSMMGLQYRESSSEDEAPAATEVIEIPDEEDDDVMSVDSGWKRSSSSPRISRDQSLLREAMAAMRKSARDVAKFMDAVNKKTNLQEAQKDAQPPQEPPGTAQPITVPAAPSNDLNTDGDLKVGMRILGKKRTKTWHKGTLIAIQTVGAGKKYKVKFDNKGKSLLSGNHIAYDYHPSAERHHVGRRVVARYKDGNQMWLYAGIVAETPNVKNKHRFLIFFDDGYASYVKEWELYPVCRPLKKAWEDIEDVSCRDFIEEYITAYPNRPMVLLKNGQLIKTEWEGTWWKSRVEEVDGSLVKILFLEALPMGTTSVSFSFPQEDRRCEWIYRGSTRLEPMFSMKASTASTQEKKQSGQTRTRPNVGAVRSKGPVVQYTQDLAGTAPQYKAPEPAARPTSPQPAEMERWPPAALCPSTWTDLLADLAGNSGSAVGPGGHGAIHGQAAARGPRGTFPELQAEGGLEEGGARLGDEGSVLEDTREPGNVLGDFLREGEALPVHFCQHCGFPIRIYGRLAPCQHVFCSDCALLVGHQGGGTCPTCQQPVQEVNLYSPQAFQV